The Thermoclostridium stercorarium subsp. stercorarium DSM 8532 genome contains a region encoding:
- the htpG gene encoding molecular chaperone HtpG, with product MIQEKGSISISTENILPIIKKWLYSEKDIFVRELVSNSADAISKLKKLQDIGEAPVRENEKFEITVAVSKENKTIKIIDNGIGMTADEVKKYINQIAFSGAVDFIEKYRDKTDDQQIIGHFGLGFYSAFMVAEKVQIDTLSYQEGAQAVRWISKGDTEYEMTDSDRNTVGTTVTLYMAEDSLEYTDFYKMRDVLKKYFAYLPYEIYLVNDDKKDVKKENLQPINNTNPLWKKNPRDCTDEEYKKFYREAFDDFNDPLFWIHINMEYPFRMQGIIYFPKLKHEFETMEGKIKLYYNQVFVADNIKEVIPEFLLMLKGMLDCPDLPLNVSRSYLQNEGYVEKISQHIIKKVADKLNILYKKEFENYTKYWDDINPFVKYGCMREEKFYDKVKDIIIFKTINNEYVTLNQYLERNKNKHENIVYYVNDVNQQAQYINIFKNNQMEAVVLDALIDNHFISFLESKNSNVKFLRIDADITSSLKDQTKEENEAETKQLSEKIEKLFKDTLNIKDLKIKVEKLKTESTPAIILLSEQSRRIHDIGRIFMGKDAGNMFPTEKTLVINLNNKLVKSIAESADDKEKEEKNKLLVKQIYDIALLSLKPMNPDDLTEFINRSLKIMEMIV from the coding sequence ATGATTCAGGAAAAGGGCAGTATTTCCATCAGCACAGAGAATATATTGCCTATAATAAAAAAATGGCTGTATTCCGAAAAGGATATATTTGTAAGAGAACTGGTTTCAAACTCCGCTGATGCAATCAGCAAGCTTAAAAAGCTTCAGGATATAGGCGAAGCGCCGGTACGGGAAAATGAAAAATTTGAAATAACGGTGGCGGTAAGCAAAGAAAATAAAACGATAAAAATAATAGACAACGGAATTGGAATGACAGCTGATGAAGTTAAAAAATATATAAACCAGATAGCTTTTTCAGGCGCGGTGGATTTTATTGAAAAATACAGGGATAAAACCGATGATCAGCAGATTATAGGTCATTTCGGATTGGGATTTTATTCTGCCTTCATGGTAGCTGAAAAGGTTCAGATAGATACGCTGTCATATCAAGAAGGCGCTCAGGCGGTACGATGGATAAGCAAGGGAGATACGGAGTATGAAATGACCGATTCCGACAGAAATACCGTAGGTACAACGGTTACTCTGTATATGGCCGAAGACAGCCTTGAATATACCGATTTTTACAAAATGCGCGACGTTCTGAAAAAATATTTTGCATACCTGCCATATGAAATTTACCTGGTAAATGATGACAAAAAAGACGTTAAAAAGGAAAATTTGCAGCCGATAAACAACACCAATCCGCTTTGGAAGAAAAATCCCAGGGACTGTACCGATGAAGAATACAAAAAGTTTTACCGCGAGGCATTTGATGACTTCAACGATCCGCTGTTCTGGATTCATATCAACATGGAATATCCCTTCAGAATGCAGGGAATTATTTATTTCCCGAAGCTGAAGCATGAATTTGAAACAATGGAGGGAAAAATAAAATTATATTATAACCAGGTATTTGTGGCTGATAATATAAAGGAAGTAATACCCGAATTTCTTCTTATGCTGAAAGGAATGCTTGACTGCCCTGATCTCCCGCTGAATGTCTCGCGCAGTTACCTGCAAAATGAGGGTTACGTGGAAAAGATTTCACAGCATATCATAAAGAAGGTTGCAGATAAGCTTAACATATTATATAAGAAGGAATTTGAGAATTACACAAAATACTGGGATGACATTAATCCGTTTGTCAAATACGGCTGCATGCGCGAGGAGAAATTTTACGACAAAGTGAAGGATATAATTATATTCAAGACCATTAACAACGAATATGTAACACTTAATCAGTATCTTGAAAGAAACAAGAACAAGCACGAAAATATTGTTTACTATGTGAACGACGTCAACCAGCAGGCCCAGTATATAAACATATTCAAAAACAACCAGATGGAAGCTGTGGTATTGGACGCACTGATTGACAATCACTTTATAAGTTTTCTTGAGTCCAAGAACAGTAACGTCAAGTTCCTCAGAATAGATGCGGACATTACGTCAAGCCTCAAGGATCAGACGAAAGAGGAGAATGAAGCCGAAACAAAGCAGCTGTCGGAAAAGATAGAAAAACTGTTTAAGGATACACTTAATATCAAGGATCTGAAAATTAAGGTGGAAAAACTGAAAACCGAGTCCACGCCTGCAATAATACTACTTTCGGAACAGTCAAGACGTATTCATGACATAGGCAGGATTTTCATGGGCAAAGATGCCGGCAACATGTTCCCGACGGAAAAAACTCTGGTTATAAACCTTAACAACAAACTGGTAAAATCCATTGCCGAAAGCGCTGACGACAAGGAAAAGGAAGAAAAGAACAAACTGCTGGTAAAACAGATTTATGACATCGCGCTGCTAAGCCTGAAACCCATGAATCCCGATGATCTGACAGAATTTATAAATCGAAGTTTAAAAATTATGGAAATGATAGTATAA
- a CDS encoding NAD(P)/FAD-dependent oxidoreductase produces MKIAIIGAGATGLTAGWKLSEKGHCVTVYEKNDRIGGLTSVVPVGDDLLEIYYHHIFTNDTVIIDVIKELGLEKDLKWYEPSNVIYINEKIYPFTSPLDLLMFKPLSLISRIRMGLMVIHAWFIKDYLAIENMTAREWIIRHGGEECYRLVWEPLLNSKFDFDSDKISATWIWNKFKLRGSSRGKNINKELLGYMDGSFIKIYNKIAERIKANKGEIRLNDGVTEISKNYDRFRVRSQSGTEEFDSVIFTASPERLSYVIKGMGRQYLDSLRKIKYKANICMILELSESLMPNYWMTVADRDIPFVLVIEHTNLVKNHKYGSHIVYLSRYLDITNELYGMDDESIKSLFISGLKKIFPDFKEEWIKKYHINRTRDAQPVVTTGYSRLIPDVETPMKGLYLTSMSQIYPEDRGQNYAILSGLEISRRFPAVEE; encoded by the coding sequence ATGAAAATTGCCATTATAGGTGCAGGAGCAACAGGACTTACCGCCGGTTGGAAATTATCAGAAAAAGGACACTGTGTAACCGTTTATGAGAAAAACGACAGAATAGGCGGTCTTACTTCTGTCGTTCCGGTAGGCGACGACCTTCTGGAGATTTATTACCACCATATTTTTACAAACGACACGGTCATTATCGACGTGATTAAGGAGCTGGGGCTTGAAAAGGATTTAAAATGGTACGAACCGTCCAACGTAATTTATATAAACGAAAAAATTTATCCCTTTACATCCCCATTGGATCTGTTAATGTTCAAACCGCTGTCTTTAATAAGCAGAATTCGCATGGGGCTTATGGTAATTCACGCCTGGTTTATAAAAGATTATCTTGCCATTGAGAACATGACAGCGCGGGAATGGATTATCCGGCACGGCGGTGAAGAATGCTACAGGCTTGTCTGGGAACCGCTGCTGAATTCCAAGTTTGACTTCGACAGTGACAAAATATCCGCAACGTGGATATGGAACAAATTCAAACTCCGAGGGTCAAGCAGAGGCAAAAACATTAACAAAGAATTGCTTGGGTACATGGACGGAAGTTTTATAAAAATATATAACAAAATAGCTGAAAGAATAAAAGCAAATAAGGGCGAGATCCGCCTTAACGACGGTGTTACCGAAATTTCAAAAAATTATGACAGATTCAGGGTCAGAAGTCAGTCAGGGACTGAAGAGTTCGACTCGGTAATTTTCACCGCATCTCCCGAAAGACTTTCTTATGTGATCAAAGGCATGGGCAGACAATATCTGGACAGTCTGAGGAAAATCAAATATAAGGCAAATATATGCATGATTCTTGAACTTTCCGAAAGTCTGATGCCTAATTACTGGATGACTGTGGCAGACAGGGACATACCTTTTGTTCTGGTAATAGAACACACCAATCTTGTTAAAAATCACAAATACGGTTCGCATATAGTTTACCTGTCCAGGTATCTTGACATTACAAACGAGCTGTACGGTATGGACGATGAAAGCATTAAGTCATTGTTTATTTCGGGTCTGAAAAAGATCTTTCCGGATTTCAAGGAAGAATGGATAAAAAAATACCATATCAACAGGACACGGGACGCCCAGCCCGTTGTAACAACAGGATATTCCAGACTGATTCCCGATGTGGAGACTCCAATGAAGGGGTTGTATCTTACATCAATGTCTCAGATATACCCCGAAGACAGAGGGCAAAATTACGCCATATTGAGCGGTCTTGAAATTTCACGGCGTTTTCCCGCCGTTGAGGAATAG
- the rseP gene encoding RIP metalloprotease RseP: MNILLAFVALSLLILVHELGHFIAARRADIKVLEFSIFMGPKIIQWGKGETKYSIRAIPMGGFVRLEGEEEASDDERAFNNKPAGTRALVVAAGAAMNIFIAVLIVTIISLSLGYSTTTVAYLEEDSVLKEAGMEVGDRIVYYDGKYIFHPSDLSLFLYIYDGGPVEVAYRREGVKELQRTVITPKTSVYMIGISVSSGDVAASNRVEDVEEGSPADVAGILPGDVIIRIDDVTVDKRDDLYNYLQKTKNKPVDITVERNGETVTFHDVVPVERKTYPDLGVQFEYKKGNVFGAIASSVNYSLSTIRSVIYSLVWLISGKVGFSEVSGPVGIVSTIGEVVEMGRGFSEKFLYLLQITAFLSLNLGVMNIIPFPALDGGKLFLILIEKIRRKPIDPEKEAWISMVGFVLLVMLMIATLFNDIPKVIRGK, translated from the coding sequence ATGAACATACTGTTGGCTTTTGTCGCACTAAGCTTGCTGATACTGGTACATGAATTAGGCCATTTTATTGCGGCGCGCAGGGCCGATATTAAAGTTCTGGAGTTCTCAATTTTTATGGGACCCAAAATTATTCAGTGGGGAAAGGGAGAAACAAAATATTCGATACGGGCAATCCCGATGGGCGGCTTTGTTAGGCTGGAAGGCGAGGAAGAAGCCTCGGACGACGAAAGGGCCTTTAATAACAAACCGGCGGGTACACGGGCTTTGGTTGTTGCAGCCGGGGCAGCAATGAATATTTTTATCGCCGTTCTTATAGTCACCATAATTTCCCTTTCTTTGGGATACAGTACGACAACGGTGGCATATCTCGAGGAAGATTCGGTATTAAAGGAAGCGGGAATGGAAGTCGGGGACAGAATTGTATATTACGACGGAAAGTATATTTTTCACCCGAGCGATCTTTCGCTGTTTTTGTATATTTATGACGGCGGGCCGGTTGAGGTGGCATACCGGCGTGAAGGCGTTAAAGAGCTGCAGCGGACGGTAATCACTCCAAAAACGTCGGTTTACATGATTGGAATTTCGGTAAGTTCCGGCGACGTTGCAGCCAGTAACAGGGTTGAGGATGTGGAAGAAGGTTCGCCTGCCGATGTCGCAGGTATTTTGCCCGGAGACGTTATTATACGGATTGATGACGTCACGGTGGATAAAAGGGATGATTTGTACAATTATCTTCAGAAAACAAAAAATAAACCGGTGGATATTACGGTGGAGAGGAACGGTGAAACTGTCACGTTCCATGATGTTGTGCCTGTAGAGAGAAAAACTTACCCCGATTTGGGTGTGCAGTTTGAATACAAAAAAGGCAATGTGTTTGGTGCTATTGCAAGTTCAGTCAATTATTCACTGTCCACGATAAGAAGCGTAATTTATTCCCTTGTATGGCTGATTTCAGGCAAAGTTGGTTTCTCAGAGGTATCTGGGCCTGTCGGAATTGTTTCGACCATTGGCGAGGTTGTTGAAATGGGAAGAGGTTTTTCGGAAAAGTTCCTGTATCTGCTCCAGATAACTGCATTCTTAAGTCTGAACCTCGGAGTGATGAATATAATCCCGTTTCCTGCGCTCGACGGTGGAAAGCTGTTCCTGATTTTAATTGAAAAAATCCGCAGAAAGCCCATTGATCCCGAAAAAGAAGCATGGATTTCGATGGTGGGTTTTGTTCTGCTGGTAATGCTGATGATTGCCACACTGTTTAACGACATTCCGAAAGTAATCAGAGGTAAATAA
- the ispG gene encoding flavodoxin-dependent (E)-4-hydroxy-3-methylbut-2-enyl-diphosphate synthase, whose amino-acid sequence MDRLINRKKTVKVRAGNVYIGGDAPISIQSMTNTKTSDVKATIAQIRKLENAGCDIVRVAVPDMDAAMAIGQIKKEISVPLVADIHFDYRLAIAAMEKGADKVRINPGNIGSEDRVRSVVSCARERGIPIRIGVNSGSLEKDLLEKYHGITPEALVESALRHVSILEKLNFSDIVISLKATSVPLTIAAYRLISEKVRYPLHVGITEAGTVYSGTIKSAVGIGALLAEGIGDTIRVSLTGDPVEEIKAGKTILKSLGLYNRGAELISCPTCGRTRINLIKIAEEVERALENIDKPIKVAVMGCAVNGPGEAREADIGIAGGDGCALLFRHGEIIRKIPEDRIVEELLEEIKKL is encoded by the coding sequence ATGGATAGGCTGATAAACAGAAAAAAAACCGTTAAAGTACGGGCGGGGAATGTTTATATAGGCGGAGACGCGCCGATTTCCATTCAATCCATGACAAATACTAAAACTTCGGATGTAAAGGCCACAATCGCCCAGATCAGAAAGCTTGAAAATGCGGGGTGCGATATTGTCCGCGTGGCTGTGCCCGATATGGATGCCGCCATGGCTATAGGTCAAATAAAAAAAGAAATATCCGTTCCACTTGTGGCCGATATTCACTTTGATTACCGCCTTGCCATAGCTGCAATGGAGAAGGGTGCCGACAAGGTCAGGATTAACCCCGGCAATATCGGCTCTGAAGACAGGGTAAGAAGTGTTGTAAGCTGCGCCAGGGAACGTGGCATACCGATTCGCATAGGCGTTAACTCCGGTTCGCTGGAGAAGGATCTTTTGGAAAAATATCACGGTATTACTCCGGAAGCCCTGGTGGAGAGCGCGTTAAGGCATGTTTCGATTTTGGAGAAATTAAACTTTTCAGATATTGTTATTTCTCTTAAAGCCACAAGTGTTCCTTTAACAATAGCCGCATACAGGCTTATATCGGAAAAGGTAAGGTATCCTCTTCATGTCGGTATCACCGAGGCAGGTACTGTTTACAGCGGAACAATCAAGTCGGCGGTCGGGATAGGTGCGTTGCTTGCCGAAGGTATAGGGGATACAATCCGTGTTTCCCTGACCGGCGATCCCGTGGAAGAAATAAAAGCAGGAAAGACGATATTAAAATCCCTTGGCCTTTACAACCGCGGCGCCGAACTTATATCCTGCCCGACCTGCGGCAGGACCAGGATTAATTTGATAAAGATTGCCGAAGAAGTGGAACGGGCATTGGAAAATATTGATAAGCCGATAAAAGTGGCTGTTATGGGTTGTGCGGTAAATGGCCCGGGCGAGGCCAGAGAGGCGGATATAGGTATAGCCGGCGGAGATGGCTGTGCCCTTCTTTTCAGACATGGGGAAATAATCCGGAAGATTCCGGAAGACAGAATTGTGGAGGAATTACTGGAGGAGATAAAGAAACTTTGA
- a CDS encoding FAD-binding protein — translation MPYDIAIIGAGPAGCTLAKLLDKKYKVILLDKRDILSENCNSKCCGGLLAPDAQKILGRMGMAIPSSVLVDPQLFLVRTLDFDNNLERYYQRFYFNMDRLVFEQWLLSQVPKSVDLALGCTFKNCEYTGEGVKFSFTYQGKTFTEYAKVIIGADGGHSMVRKYVFPGKKMPETYVAVQEWFEFDKSMPWYNVIFDSTITDFYSWTITKGNVLIIGSALKMNNLALDRFRMFKMKLRDRGLVYGKKIFREGALILRPGDISSIITGNDYCALVGEAAGFISPSSAEGISYALKSAYCLADALNEGINGFQRRYSKSVRTLKLKLLGKNLKCPAMYNRFLRGMVMRSGIKSTDVLF, via the coding sequence ATGCCATACGATATAGCTATAATTGGGGCCGGGCCTGCTGGCTGTACTCTGGCAAAACTTTTGGACAAAAAGTATAAGGTTATTCTTCTTGATAAAAGGGATATACTTTCGGAAAACTGTAATTCAAAATGCTGTGGCGGTTTATTGGCACCCGATGCTCAGAAAATTCTTGGCAGGATGGGTATGGCAATACCATCGTCGGTTTTGGTGGATCCTCAGCTTTTCTTGGTCAGGACATTAGATTTCGACAATAATCTTGAACGATACTATCAGCGTTTTTATTTCAATATGGACAGGCTTGTTTTTGAACAGTGGCTTTTGTCACAGGTGCCGAAGAGCGTTGATCTGGCCCTTGGCTGTACGTTCAAGAACTGTGAATATACCGGTGAAGGGGTAAAATTTTCATTTACATACCAGGGAAAAACCTTTACCGAATACGCGAAGGTAATAATAGGCGCCGACGGCGGGCATTCCATGGTAAGAAAATATGTTTTTCCCGGCAAAAAAATGCCGGAAACTTATGTAGCTGTCCAGGAATGGTTTGAATTTGACAAATCCATGCCGTGGTATAACGTTATTTTTGATTCTACAATAACTGATTTTTATTCATGGACCATAACAAAGGGAAATGTTCTGATAATAGGTTCGGCTTTGAAAATGAACAACCTTGCCCTTGACCGTTTCAGAATGTTTAAAATGAAACTCAGGGACAGAGGGTTGGTTTATGGGAAAAAAATATTCAGGGAAGGGGCACTGATATTAAGGCCGGGTGATATTTCATCAATTATAACCGGAAATGATTATTGCGCGCTGGTCGGAGAAGCGGCGGGTTTTATAAGCCCCAGTTCGGCAGAAGGCATAAGTTATGCCTTAAAAAGCGCTTACTGTCTTGCAGACGCTTTAAATGAAGGAATTAACGGTTTTCAGCGCCGTTATTCGAAATCGGTCAGAACGCTTAAATTAAAACTTCTGGGCAAAAATCTGAAATGCCCCGCAATGTATAACCGTTTTCTGCGTGGAATGGTTATGCGGAGCGGAATAAAGTCAACTGATGTTCTTTTTTGA
- a CDS encoding proline--tRNA ligase, with amino-acid sequence MKLEKLVGERFKERPADCIIHSHALMLRGGYMKQVTSGIFSSLTVLRRITRKIENIIRDEMDRIGGQEVLFPVVMPARLWQESGRYNSIGNELVRFDDRNGNSMVLGMTHEEAAVHLVREYGRSYTRYPFMIYQIQTKFRDEARPRGGLIRVREFTMKDAYSFHTSQKDLEDFYQKCLEAYYRIFARVGLPEVIAVASDSGMMGGSVSHEFMLLTPVGEDSIVICRNCDYKANLEAAESIVINENAGDEAPLVKVHTPGMKTIEEVCGFLGIPVENSCKAVVYWKEKTGEYVVVFIRGDLDVNETKVSKFLGESIRPAVIGENSGLVAGFIGPYGLKNVQMLFDRSLMGIGNLCCGANVPDYHYTGLNIERDLGKVEYHDFAKASENGICPRCQKNALTISRGIEVGNIFQLGDKYTKSMNMQYVDANGNLRYPVMGCYGIGIERLAAAVCEAHHDGYGPIWPISIAPWQVHLCCMRPDDQKVKETADYFYEQLQSANIETIYDDRDVSAGVMLSDADLLGVPIRIIVSPRNLKENLCEIQTRDKSISRKVETGQMLSAVQELITELHGRLYSVDA; translated from the coding sequence ATGAAGCTTGAAAAGCTGGTGGGCGAAAGATTCAAGGAAAGGCCGGCAGACTGCATAATCCACAGTCATGCGCTGATGCTGCGCGGCGGATACATGAAACAGGTTACGTCGGGTATATTCTCGTCATTAACCGTTCTTCGCCGCATCACAAGGAAAATAGAAAATATCATCCGTGATGAAATGGACAGGATTGGCGGCCAGGAAGTTCTGTTTCCCGTTGTTATGCCGGCCCGGTTGTGGCAGGAATCGGGGCGTTACAACAGCATCGGAAACGAACTGGTCAGGTTTGATGACAGGAACGGAAATTCCATGGTTCTGGGAATGACCCATGAAGAAGCGGCCGTTCACCTTGTACGGGAATATGGACGAAGTTATACCAGGTATCCTTTTATGATTTATCAGATTCAGACGAAATTCCGCGATGAAGCCAGGCCGCGCGGCGGTTTAATACGTGTAAGGGAATTTACGATGAAGGACGCATATTCCTTTCACACCTCTCAGAAGGACCTGGAGGATTTTTATCAGAAATGCCTTGAAGCTTATTACAGAATATTTGCGAGGGTGGGGCTTCCCGAAGTAATTGCCGTGGCCTCGGATTCCGGCATGATGGGCGGCAGCGTGTCCCATGAATTCATGCTGCTCACGCCTGTGGGCGAGGATTCAATCGTAATATGCAGAAACTGTGATTATAAAGCCAACCTTGAGGCTGCCGAAAGCATAGTGATAAATGAAAATGCCGGTGACGAAGCGCCTCTGGTAAAGGTCCATACGCCTGGCATGAAAACAATCGAGGAGGTTTGCGGCTTTCTTGGCATACCGGTTGAAAACTCATGCAAAGCAGTTGTATATTGGAAGGAAAAGACGGGTGAATATGTAGTTGTGTTTATTCGCGGTGATCTGGACGTTAATGAAACAAAAGTATCGAAATTTCTCGGCGAAAGCATACGTCCTGCCGTAATTGGCGAAAATAGCGGACTTGTGGCGGGTTTTATCGGGCCGTACGGTTTGAAAAACGTACAGATGCTGTTTGACCGTTCCCTTATGGGAATTGGAAATCTGTGCTGTGGAGCCAACGTTCCGGATTACCATTATACCGGCCTGAACATAGAGAGGGATTTGGGTAAAGTAGAATACCACGATTTTGCGAAAGCGTCGGAAAACGGTATATGTCCGAGATGCCAAAAGAACGCCCTGACAATATCGCGGGGTATAGAAGTCGGGAATATCTTTCAGCTTGGTGACAAATATACAAAATCAATGAATATGCAGTATGTGGATGCAAACGGTAATTTACGTTATCCCGTCATGGGCTGTTACGGAATTGGTATAGAAAGACTTGCTGCGGCGGTATGTGAAGCGCATCATGACGGCTACGGACCTATATGGCCCATTTCGATTGCACCGTGGCAGGTACACCTTTGCTGTATGCGGCCTGATGATCAAAAGGTCAAGGAAACTGCCGATTATTTTTACGAACAGTTACAGTCGGCGAATATTGAAACAATATATGACGACAGAGACGTGAGCGCAGGGGTTATGTTATCCGATGCCGACCTCCTCGGTGTGCCGATAAGAATAATTGTAAGCCCAAGAAACCTGAAGGAAAACTTATGCGAGATACAGACAAGGGATAAAAGCATCAGCCGTAAAGTGGAAACAGGACAAATGCTTTCAGCCGTGCAGGAACTTATAACCGAACTGCATGGCAGGTTATACTCTGTCGATGCATAA
- a CDS encoding glycosyltransferase family 2 protein, which translates to MDILCSVVVPMYNEEAVARETYRRLTEVMEKIGCAYEIIFVNDGSRDRTAEILNEICDMDKRVKLVNFSRNFGHQIAITAGTDYASGQCVVIIDGDLQDPPELIPEMIEKWKSGYDVVYGKRISRKGETLFKKFTAAAYYRFLRSMTDVSIPVDTGDFRLIDRKVCDALKQVRERNRYVRGLISWLGFRQTAIEFEREERFAGETKYPLKKMVKLALDGITTFSYKPLKLASYIGSIISAVSFIYLIYVVVKRIFFPETVQPGWASILAVSLFFNGITLLMLGIIGEYIGRIYDEVKARPLYVVKNTRNFDNEK; encoded by the coding sequence ATGGATATTCTGTGCTCAGTGGTAGTTCCGATGTACAATGAAGAAGCCGTTGCGCGCGAAACCTACAGAAGGCTTACAGAGGTTATGGAAAAAATCGGCTGCGCTTATGAAATTATTTTTGTAAATGACGGAAGCAGGGACAGAACTGCAGAAATATTAAATGAAATATGCGACATGGACAAACGCGTTAAACTCGTTAATTTCTCCAGGAACTTCGGTCATCAGATTGCAATCACCGCGGGCACCGATTATGCCTCGGGCCAATGCGTGGTGATAATAGACGGGGATCTGCAGGATCCTCCCGAACTCATTCCTGAAATGATAGAAAAATGGAAAAGCGGTTATGACGTTGTATATGGAAAGCGAATTTCAAGAAAAGGAGAAACTCTCTTCAAAAAATTCACTGCAGCGGCGTATTACAGGTTCCTCAGAAGCATGACCGATGTCAGCATCCCGGTGGACACAGGCGATTTCAGGCTAATAGACAGAAAAGTCTGCGATGCGTTAAAACAGGTAAGGGAGCGCAACAGATATGTAAGAGGACTTATAAGCTGGCTTGGATTCAGGCAGACGGCCATTGAATTTGAAAGGGAAGAACGTTTCGCCGGCGAAACAAAATATCCGTTAAAGAAAATGGTTAAACTCGCCCTTGACGGAATTACGACTTTCTCGTACAAACCGCTTAAACTGGCGTCTTATATCGGTTCCATTATTTCAGCCGTAAGTTTTATATATCTTATTTACGTTGTCGTTAAGAGAATATTCTTTCCTGAAACCGTTCAGCCGGGATGGGCATCAATCCTCGCAGTAAGCCTGTTTTTTAACGGAATAACCCTTTTAATGCTTGGCATAATCGGCGAATACATCGGCCGCATTTATGATGAAGTAAAGGCAAGACCTCTGTACGTCGTTAAGAACACAAGAAATTTTGACAATGAAAAATGA
- a CDS encoding HD domain-containing protein, producing the protein MDKLRQQISFIVEIDKLKNIYRQSYLTDGSRHENDAEHSWHLAVMAFILAEYADEKVDLLKVIKMVLVHDLVEIDAGDTYCYDERAMRDKKEREEKCAKRLFSMLPDEQRNEMYELWEEFERMETPEARYAAALDRLQPVLLNYFSGGKSWKEHGIYVDQVLNRNGRIKDSSQKLWEFVESLLHDAVEKGYLKKS; encoded by the coding sequence ATGGATAAGTTGAGACAGCAGATATCATTTATCGTAGAAATCGACAAACTTAAAAATATTTACCGCCAGTCATATTTAACCGACGGATCGAGGCATGAAAATGATGCAGAACATTCATGGCATCTGGCCGTTATGGCATTTATACTCGCTGAATACGCGGACGAAAAAGTAGATTTGCTTAAAGTAATAAAAATGGTTTTGGTACATGACTTGGTTGAGATAGATGCTGGGGATACTTACTGTTATGACGAGAGGGCCATGCGGGATAAAAAGGAAAGGGAAGAGAAGTGCGCAAAACGCCTGTTTTCTATGCTCCCTGATGAACAGCGCAATGAGATGTATGAACTCTGGGAGGAGTTCGAGCGCATGGAAACACCTGAAGCAAGATATGCCGCCGCGCTGGACAGGCTGCAGCCTGTACTTTTGAATTATTTTTCAGGAGGAAAATCATGGAAGGAACATGGCATATACGTTGATCAGGTTCTTAACAGGAACGGCAGAATAAAGGACAGTTCGCAGAAATTATGGGAATTTGTGGAGAGCCTGCTTCACGACGCAGTGGAGAAAGGGTATCTGAAGAAAAGCTGA